The Vibrio quintilis DNA window TCATCATTCACCGGTTGATCAACTTCCGGTTTCAGAATTTTCGCAAATAATAACCCGCCGGGAGCAGCCATAAATGAAGCAGCAATCAGGTACTCCAGAGGCACACCAAGTTGTGCATAACCAGCTAAAACACTTCCTGCGATAGACGCAAGACCACCGCACATAATGGCAAAAAGTTCAGACTCAGTCATTTTGGCAATATAAGGGCGAACAACCAGTGGTGCTTCTGTCTGGCCAACAAAGATATTGGCCGCAGCAGACATTGACTCTGCACGGGAAGTCCCCAACGCTTTTTGCAAACCACCGCCAATAATCTTAATGACCCAAGGCATCACCCCGATATAGTAAAGCACCGCGATTAGTGAACAGAAGAAAACAATGGCAGGCAAAACCTGAAATGCAAAGATGAACCCAATTCCATCAACTGAGAAATTCACCAGATTCCCAAACAGAAATTGTGTACCGTCTTTACCATAGTTAATGACATGCTGAATACCATTTGTAATACCAGCAAGAAGATCACGCCCCCATGGGCTGTAAAGTACAAATGCTCCCAGGAAAAACTGGATAGCAAAGGCACCACCTACAGTTCGCAAATTAATCGCTTTACGATTTTCGGAAAGTAAAACAGCTATGCCAAGCAATGCCACAATGCCAATCAGGCTCATTAGCAGACTCATAGTTAATGTTGTTCCTTAGCGGTTAATTAATAAATAATGAATGAAGTGGAATTCATGTGGCAATTATACTGAGCAAAATGACTAAAAGTAATGATCAATCACGCTTTAATAAAAAACAAACATTTCATACATAAAAAAAAGAGAAGCTGGTCACACCAAGGCCATTGAAATCAAATTTATCAAGCAATATGATTTACAAACTAGCAACATGAGCAAAGCCACTCCCCCTGATAATAGTTTTGTCATCATTAGCTGAAAGGAATCAGCAAAGGCATTTATATACATGTGTTTTTTTTCCTGATTTATCTGGTTATCTCACCTGAAAACAGGACAGATATCATTAATGATAAATGCACCATTTTGGCGCTCACCAACGAAAGGAATCGTAAAAAATGCAACAAAAATAAAACAATAAAAAAACACTTCTTCCCAGCTTTATTGATTGTCTTTATAGAAATGACACTTAATTTGAAACACGCACTTTTTTTTTTACAGGCAAACGATAAACTGATGATGATAAAACCATATAACAGACGTCTCTCTTATCTTTCATCGGAAGACATCTATATCAGAATGACAACAAATAGGGATTTATAGAGTGAAAAAGTCCATCCTGAAGCTATCTGCACTGACTTTAGCCATCACTTCATTTCACGTTTTTGCTCAGGCAAAACCAGCCGTGATTTATGATACTGCCGGAAAATTTGATAAATCGTTCAATGAAGCCGTTTACCGGAACGGTGTTATCGCGATGAAAAATGAAGAAGGCGTCAAAGTCCGGGAATATGAACCTCAAAATGAAGCACAACGCGAGCAGGGTTTGCGCCGTCTGGCCAGCCGGGGATATTCTCCGATTGTAGCCGTCGGTTTCAACATGGCTTCTGCAGTTGATAAAGTTGCCGGTGAATTCCCTAAGATCCACTTCACTATTCTGGATATGGTTGTCAACAAACCGAATGTACAGTCTGTTGTATTTAAAGAACATGAAGGTTCTTTTTTAGTTGGCGCACTTGCGGCGAAGATGTCCAAAACCGGTACAGTCGGCTTTGTCGGCGGTATGGATATCCCGCTGATTCGTAAATTCGAATGTGGCTATGAACAGGGCGCAAAATATGCCAACCCTGAAATCAATGTTTTGCAAAATATGACCGGGTCAACTCCGGCTGCTTTCGCGGATCCGGCTAAGGGTTCAGAGCTGGCAAAATCACAATTCTCTAAAGGAGCGGATGTGATTTATGCCGCTGCCGGTGGTACAGGTCTGGGGGTTTATCAGGCTGCTGCCGATGCCGGAAAATATGCAATCGGTGTCGATTCGAATCAAAACCACCTGCATCCGGGGACCATGCTGACATCTATGGTTAAAATGGTTGGTGCAGCCGCAAAAGACAGCTGGAATGAGGAAATCAAAGGCGAATGGAAGCCTGGTATCAAAGTTCTGGGACTGAAAGATAATGCGGTTGACTGGGCCTATGACAAATACAATAAGCCACTGATTTCCGGTGATATAAAAGCTTATATGGCCGGTCTGAAGAAAGATATTGTTTCAGGGAAAATCAAGGTTCATGACTATATGTCTGATAATACCTGTAAGTACTGAGAGCAGGGAACACAATCTTTAATGATGGATTTTGACCTGCATATTTCTGATTTGTAACAGACAGAAAACCGTCAAAACCAAATATATACCCAAACAACAATATCAATGAATACGCCGCTGTTTCCAGTGGCGTATTCTTATGCAAATGAAACACTATTAACTTTGTATCTTCGTCTATTTCGTTTTTTATTGTTAATTCAGGAAGTCGTCCCGTGGCCCAATCGCAAAATTATGCTATTGAACTTAAGAATATAGATAAACGGTTTGGTAGCGTTCATGCCAACCAGGCTATCGATTTACAAGTTCCAGCCGGAACAATCCATGGCATCATTGGTGAAAATGGTGCAGGTAAATCGACACTGATGAGCATTATCTATGGCTTTTATCACCCTGATTCAGGCCAAATGCTGATTCATAATCAACCTTATCACCCATCCAGCTCTCAGGACGCTATTGCAGCCGGAGTTGGTATGGTGCACCAACACTTTATGCTGGTTGACACTTTTACTGTTCTTGAAAATATTATTCTTGGTGCTGAAACAGGATGGAAGCTGGAAGACAGTTTATCCGCAGCCAGGAAAAAACTACTTCAGCTTGAACAGGACTATGGTCTGGAAGTACCGCTGGACGCTGTGGTCGGCAAACTGCCTGTCGGTCTGCAACAACGGGTAGAGATCCTGAAGGCTCTTTACCGTGGCGCGAAAATTCTCATTCTGGATGAGCCAACAGGAGTCCTGACACCGCAGGAAGCCGACCATTTATTTAAAATTCTGGATAAGCTCCGGGCACAGGGAACCACCGTCATGATCATCACCCATAAACTGCGTGAAGTTCTGGCAATCACTGATAATGTTTCTGTCATGCGACAGGGGCAGATGGTCTCTCATGTCGCTACGGCAGAGACAAACCGGGAAGAGCTTGCAGAAATGATGGTTGGCAGAAAGGTTCGTCTGCAGGCGGATAAAACCCCATCTCACCCGAAAGAAGAACTGATCCGGGTGCAAAACCTGAGTTATGTTGATAGTGCCGGCGTAAAGCGGGTCAAAGACATCAGTTTCTCTGTCCGTCAGGGAGAGTTAGTCGGTATTGCAGGTGTATCCGGCAATGGCCAGTCAGAAATTCTCAACCTGCTGTCCGGAATCACCCCCCCCAGTTCCGGTACAATTGAACTGAATGGAAATACCATCAGTGCAGAGCAGCCATCCGATCCTCAAAAAGTCCGGGCAATGGGTGTCGGGCATATTCCGGAAGACCGGCATAAACAGGGCCTGATCAATAAATTTGAAGCCAGAGAAGCCTACATATTGGGCTATCATCATCTGGATAAATATAACCGGGGACTTTTACAAGACACAAAATCGATTGAAAGTCATTGTCAGGAAAGCATGAATAAATGGGATGTTCGCCCGAATGACATCCATCTGAAAACGGCGAATTTTTCCGGCGGGAACCAACAAAAACTGGTGATTGCACGCGAGATGGAAGAAAACCCGGATGTCCTGCTCATCGGACAACCAACCCGGGGTGTCGATATCGGGGCGATTGAATATATTCATCAGCAAATCATTGCCTGCCGGGATGCGGGAAAGGCCGTATTGATGGTTTCTGTTGAGCTGGACGAAATTCTGAGTCTGGCTGATCGGATTATCGTTGTTTTTGATGGTTCGATTGTCGGCGAACTCGATGCAGCACAGGCCGACGAAAAAACACTGGGATTAATGATGGCTAACATTGTTCCGGACCATATTAAAAATCCGTCCTCCCGGGGAGAGCAATCATGAGTCAGACAAAAACCCCCGCATGGGTCACTATCGGTTTACTTCCGGCAATCAATGTCATGGTTGCCTTTCTGGTTTCCGCACTCTTGTTTATCTACATTGATATTAATCCGCTGGATGCCGTGAAAATCATGTGGACCGGCGCTTTTGGCTATGCCGAAGGCCTGGGTTATACGCTGTATTACACCACCGGATTTATTTTCACCGGATTAGCCGTTGCCGTCGCTTACCATGCTGGTCTGTTTAACATCGGTGTCGAAGGACAGGCGTATATCGGCGGCCTTGGCGTCGGGCTGGTTTGCCTGACTCTCGGAGATGTGGCGCCCTGGTATATTGTATTCCCTGTCGCGATCCTTGCCGGGGGAATATTTGGCGCTGCCTGGGCCTTCCTGCCTGCTTATCTGCAGGCAAAACGCGGGTCACATATTGTGATTACAACGATAATGTTTAACTTTATCGCGTCTTCACTGATGGCCTATCTGCTGGTCGATATATTAAAGCCGGAAAACACAATGGCTGTAGAAAGCCGGGTGTTTGCCAAAGCAAGCTGGCTGCCGAAAATTCATGATGTCTTTGCAGCCTTTGGTATTGAAGTCGCCTCAAGCCCGCTCAATATCAGCTTTATTTTTGCTCTCTTATGTTGTGTTTTTGTCTGGCTGTTTATCTGGCATTCCCGCTGGGGATATGAAATCAGGTCAGTCGGAGCCAATGCATCTGCTGCCGATTATGCAGGTATCAGTTATCTGAAGATTGTCGTAATCGCGATGTTAATCTCAGGCATGCTGGCCGGTTTTTTTGGCATTAATGTACTTCAGGGCGAACTTCATCAAATTAAACTCAACTTTGTTGAAGGCTTTGGATTTACCGGCATCGCAGTCGCATTAATGGGACGAAACCACCCGGCAGGTGTATTCCTGGCCAGTCTGCTTTTTGGCTTCTTATATCAGGGAGGTGCAGAGCTGAGCTTTGAGTATGGCGTAGACCGGAATATTGTCGTCGTCTTACAAGGGCTGGTGATCCTTTTCTCTGGTGCACTTGAGCATATGTTCAGACCAACACTTGAACGTCTCTATCTGAAATTATTTTCTTCCGAACGGGGAGTGGCATAACCATGTTTGAAACCATAATTCTTATGCTTGATGCAACGATCCGGGTTGCAACGCCACTCATTCTTGCTGCATTGGCAGGCATGTTCAGTGAACGCTCCGGGGTTGTCAATATTGCGCTGGAAGGGAAGCTACTCTCAGCAGCCTTCGCTGGTGCAGCAACTGCACATATCACAGGTTCTGCCTGGGCTGGTCTGTGTGCCGGGGTATTTATTTCCGTACTTTTGGCGCTTTTACACGGATTTGCCTCAATCACTCACAGAGGTGATCAGGTCGTCAGTGGGATGGCGATTAATAT harbors:
- a CDS encoding BMP family lipoprotein, encoding MKKSILKLSALTLAITSFHVFAQAKPAVIYDTAGKFDKSFNEAVYRNGVIAMKNEEGVKVREYEPQNEAQREQGLRRLASRGYSPIVAVGFNMASAVDKVAGEFPKIHFTILDMVVNKPNVQSVVFKEHEGSFLVGALAAKMSKTGTVGFVGGMDIPLIRKFECGYEQGAKYANPEINVLQNMTGSTPAAFADPAKGSELAKSQFSKGADVIYAAAGGTGLGVYQAAADAGKYAIGVDSNQNHLHPGTMLTSMVKMVGAAAKDSWNEEIKGEWKPGIKVLGLKDNAVDWAYDKYNKPLISGDIKAYMAGLKKDIVSGKIKVHDYMSDNTCKY
- a CDS encoding NupC/NupG family nucleoside CNT transporter, with the translated sequence MSLLMSLIGIVALLGIAVLLSENRKAINLRTVGGAFAIQFFLGAFVLYSPWGRDLLAGITNGIQHVINYGKDGTQFLFGNLVNFSVDGIGFIFAFQVLPAIVFFCSLIAVLYYIGVMPWVIKIIGGGLQKALGTSRAESMSAAANIFVGQTEAPLVVRPYIAKMTESELFAIMCGGLASIAGSVLAGYAQLGVPLEYLIAASFMAAPGGLLFAKILKPEVDQPVNDEMKDFDEEKPSNFIDAAAGGASTGMQLALNVGAMLLAFIGLIALLNGILGGVGGWFGMPELSLNSILGWLFSPLAFIIGVPWSEATVAGSFIGQKVVLNEFVAYSNFVPYIGEHAQVVASTGQVMSEKTSAIISFALCGFANLSSIAILLGGLGGMAPGRRHDIARMGIKAVIAGTLSNLMAATIAGLFLSI
- a CDS encoding ABC transporter permease, with translation MSQTKTPAWVTIGLLPAINVMVAFLVSALLFIYIDINPLDAVKIMWTGAFGYAEGLGYTLYYTTGFIFTGLAVAVAYHAGLFNIGVEGQAYIGGLGVGLVCLTLGDVAPWYIVFPVAILAGGIFGAAWAFLPAYLQAKRGSHIVITTIMFNFIASSLMAYLLVDILKPENTMAVESRVFAKASWLPKIHDVFAAFGIEVASSPLNISFIFALLCCVFVWLFIWHSRWGYEIRSVGANASAADYAGISYLKIVVIAMLISGMLAGFFGINVLQGELHQIKLNFVEGFGFTGIAVALMGRNHPAGVFLASLLFGFLYQGGAELSFEYGVDRNIVVVLQGLVILFSGALEHMFRPTLERLYLKLFSSERGVA
- a CDS encoding ABC transporter ATP-binding protein, giving the protein MAQSQNYAIELKNIDKRFGSVHANQAIDLQVPAGTIHGIIGENGAGKSTLMSIIYGFYHPDSGQMLIHNQPYHPSSSQDAIAAGVGMVHQHFMLVDTFTVLENIILGAETGWKLEDSLSAARKKLLQLEQDYGLEVPLDAVVGKLPVGLQQRVEILKALYRGAKILILDEPTGVLTPQEADHLFKILDKLRAQGTTVMIITHKLREVLAITDNVSVMRQGQMVSHVATAETNREELAEMMVGRKVRLQADKTPSHPKEELIRVQNLSYVDSAGVKRVKDISFSVRQGELVGIAGVSGNGQSEILNLLSGITPPSSGTIELNGNTISAEQPSDPQKVRAMGVGHIPEDRHKQGLINKFEAREAYILGYHHLDKYNRGLLQDTKSIESHCQESMNKWDVRPNDIHLKTANFSGGNQQKLVIAREMEENPDVLLIGQPTRGVDIGAIEYIHQQIIACRDAGKAVLMVSVELDEILSLADRIIVVFDGSIVGELDAAQADEKTLGLMMANIVPDHIKNPSSRGEQS